One Strix uralensis isolate ZFMK-TIS-50842 chromosome 9, bStrUra1, whole genome shotgun sequence DNA segment encodes these proteins:
- the FYTTD1 gene encoding UAP56-interacting factor isoform X4, translating into MKRGLQQNRTRQFRTPGSKWGIQQQKGYGKNRLGRRKKIAGKKRSYGVITGLAAKKAMGSHKGISPLNRQPLSEKNAQRNYPVLKKKTNLQRQSETQRKQPPALRRPAPLNRRNNMSSTFARIGNKLNQQKDTRQATFLFRRGLKVQAQVQSTDDLDNQTVKRTRQWRTSTTSGGILTVSIDNPGAIITPISQKLRLTRTPVPPFLMKRDQSEEKKIPKGVPLQFDINSVGKQTGMTLNERFGILKEQRTALSQNKGSRFVTVG; encoded by the exons GATATGGTAAAAATCGCTTGGGACGCAGAAAGAAGATAGCAGGGAAGAAGCGTTCTTATGGAGTTATAACTGGCTTGGCAGCCAAGAAAGCAATGGGTTCACACAAAGGAATTAGTCCTCTGAACAGACAGCCGCTTAGCGAGAAG AATGCACAGCGGAATTACccagttttgaaaaagaaaacaaacttgcaGAGACAATCTGAAACGCAGAGAAAACAACCTCCAGCCCTCAGGAGGCCTGCCCCACTAAACAGAAG GAATAACATGTCATCCACTTTTGCCAGAATTGGAAACAAACTAAATCAGCAGAAAGACACTCGTCAAGCAACTTTCCTGTTTAGAAGAGGCCTGAAG GTGCAGGCCCAAGTGCAGTCAACAGATGATCTTGATAATCAGACAGTAAAGAGAACTCGTCA ATGGCGAACTTCCACCACAAGTGGAGGGATTCTGACCGTGTCCATTGATAATCCAGGAGCAATCATAACGCCAAT TTCCCAGAAATTACGATTAACTCGTACTCCTGTGCCACCATTTCTGATGAAGAGGGACCAATCTGAAGAGAAGAAGATTCCCAAAGGGGTTCCATTGCAATTTGATATTAATAGTGTTGGAAAACAG acagGGATGACATTGAATGAACGTTTTGGGATCTTGAAGGAACAAAGAACAGCGCTGTCTCAGAACAAAGGAAGCCGTTTTGTAACAGTGGGCTAA